A genomic region of Kribbella sp. NBC_00382 contains the following coding sequences:
- the uvrB gene encoding excinuclease ABC subunit UvrB produces the protein MRQVTDLQRMVAPLKVVSDFDPAGDQPAAIAELERRINAGEQDVVLLGATGTGKTATMAWLAEKIQRPMLILQPNKTLAAQFATELRHFFPENAVEYFVSYYDYYQPEAYVPQTDTYIEKDSSINEEVERLRHSATWSLLTRRDVVVVATVSCIYGLGSADEYLNRMIHVKVGDEMDRDGLLRKLVGVQYARNDLAGTRGTFRVRGDTLEVFPVYQELAVRVEFFGDEIERVMTLHPLTGEVLSEEDELYIGAATHYVTAPEKMERAITSIEAELEERLAELERGGQLLEAQRLRMRTTYDIEMMRQIGTCSGIENYSRHTDGREPGTAPHCLLDYFPEDFLLVIDESHVTVPQIGGMYEGDMSRKRTLVEHGFRLPSAMDNRPLRWEEFLERIGQTVYLSATPGQYEQDKSDGHVEQIIRPTGLIDPEVIVKPTKGQIDDLIHEIRIRTERNERVLVTTLTKKMSEDLTDYLLEMGIRTRYLHSEVDTLRRVELLRELRMGEYDVLVGINLLREGLDLPEVSLVAILDADKEGFLRSGRSLIQTIGRAARNVSGAVFMYADKITPSMEQAIEETNRRRAIQVAYNTEHGVDPQPLRKKIADITDMLAREDADTAELLGNGRTQSRGKAPVPGGGKLKAGEKARELAGGLPSSDLADLIQQLTDQMHNAAAELQFEVAARYRDEVSELKKELRQMVNAGAK, from the coding sequence ATGAGACAGGTCACCGATCTCCAGCGTATGGTCGCGCCCCTCAAGGTCGTGTCCGACTTCGATCCGGCCGGCGATCAGCCGGCCGCGATCGCCGAGCTCGAGCGCCGGATCAACGCGGGCGAGCAAGACGTGGTGCTGCTGGGCGCCACGGGTACAGGTAAGACGGCGACGATGGCGTGGCTGGCGGAGAAGATCCAGCGGCCGATGCTGATCCTGCAGCCGAACAAGACACTGGCCGCCCAGTTCGCCACCGAGCTACGGCATTTCTTCCCGGAGAACGCGGTCGAGTACTTCGTCTCGTACTACGACTACTACCAGCCGGAGGCGTACGTCCCGCAGACGGACACCTACATCGAGAAGGACTCCTCGATCAACGAGGAGGTCGAGCGGCTCCGGCACTCGGCGACCTGGTCGCTGCTGACCCGGCGCGACGTCGTCGTCGTGGCGACCGTGTCGTGTATCTACGGTCTGGGCTCAGCGGATGAGTACCTGAACCGGATGATCCACGTGAAGGTCGGCGACGAGATGGACCGCGACGGTCTGCTCCGCAAGCTGGTCGGCGTGCAGTACGCGCGCAACGACCTGGCCGGCACCCGCGGCACCTTCCGGGTCCGCGGCGACACGCTCGAGGTCTTCCCGGTCTACCAGGAGCTGGCCGTCCGGGTGGAGTTCTTCGGTGACGAGATCGAGCGGGTGATGACGCTGCACCCGCTGACCGGTGAGGTGCTGAGCGAGGAGGACGAGCTCTACATCGGCGCCGCGACGCACTACGTGACCGCGCCCGAGAAGATGGAGCGCGCGATCACCAGCATCGAGGCCGAGCTCGAGGAGCGGCTGGCTGAGCTGGAGCGTGGCGGGCAACTGCTGGAGGCCCAGCGGCTGCGGATGCGGACGACGTACGACATCGAGATGATGCGTCAGATCGGCACCTGCTCGGGCATCGAGAACTACTCGCGGCACACGGACGGCCGCGAGCCCGGTACGGCGCCGCATTGCCTGCTCGACTACTTCCCCGAGGACTTCCTGCTGGTGATCGACGAGTCGCACGTGACCGTGCCGCAGATCGGCGGGATGTACGAGGGTGACATGTCGCGGAAGCGGACGCTGGTCGAGCACGGTTTCCGGCTGCCGTCGGCGATGGACAACCGGCCGCTGCGCTGGGAGGAGTTCCTGGAGCGGATCGGCCAGACGGTCTACCTGTCGGCGACGCCGGGGCAGTACGAGCAGGACAAGTCGGACGGCCACGTCGAGCAGATCATCCGCCCGACGGGTCTGATCGACCCCGAGGTGATCGTGAAGCCGACCAAGGGCCAGATCGACGACCTGATCCACGAGATCCGGATCCGGACCGAGCGCAACGAGCGCGTCTTGGTCACCACGCTGACCAAGAAGATGTCGGAGGACCTGACCGACTACCTGCTGGAGATGGGGATCCGAACCCGCTATCTGCACAGCGAGGTCGACACCCTCCGCCGGGTCGAGCTGCTCCGCGAGCTGCGGATGGGCGAGTACGACGTCCTGGTCGGCATCAACCTGCTGCGTGAGGGACTCGACCTGCCAGAGGTCTCGCTGGTCGCGATCCTGGACGCGGACAAGGAAGGCTTCCTGCGCTCGGGCCGGTCGCTGATCCAGACGATCGGTCGTGCCGCCCGAAACGTCTCGGGCGCGGTCTTCATGTACGCCGACAAGATCACCCCGTCGATGGAGCAGGCGATCGAGGAGACCAACCGTCGCCGCGCGATCCAGGTCGCGTACAACACCGAGCACGGCGTCGACCCGCAACCACTGCGCAAGAAGATCGCCGACATCACCGACATGCTCGCCCGCGAGGACGCCGACACCGCCGAACTCCTCGGCAACGGCCGCACTCAATCGCGCGGCAAGGCCCCGGTCCCCGGTGGCGGCAAACTCAAGGCCGGCGAGAAGGCACGCGAGCTGGCAGGCGGCCTCCCGTCGTCCGACCTGGCCGACCTCATCCAGCAACTGACCGACCAGATGCACAACGCGGCGGCCGAGCTTCAGTTCGAGGTGGCCGCCCGCTACCGCGACGAGGTCTCAGAACTGAAGAAGGAACTCCGCCAGATGGTCAACGCCGGCGCCAAGTAG
- a CDS encoding nitrilase-related carbon-nitrogen hydrolase — protein MASVVVAAVQAGSVLFDTPATLAKGERFIREAAASGARLVVLPEAFLGGYPKGVDFGVTVGSRSTEGREMFRRYREAAIAVPGPETARLAELSGQLGVDLVAGVIERDGGTLYCTALFFAPADGLAAKHRKLLPTAAERYLWGQGDGSTMPAVRTQSGVLGAAICWENYLPLFRQAMYAKGIDIWCAPTVDDRDQWQSTMRHIALEGRCFVISANQYLTRADLPEDVHPIQGDSPDTILINGGSTIISPLGEILAGPARAGETVLLAEIDLADRDRSFLDFDPVGHYSRPDIFTLTVNEGSA, from the coding sequence ATGGCTTCCGTTGTCGTTGCTGCTGTTCAGGCTGGATCGGTCCTGTTCGACACCCCCGCGACGCTCGCCAAGGGAGAGCGGTTCATCCGCGAAGCTGCCGCATCCGGCGCGCGGTTGGTGGTGCTGCCTGAGGCCTTCCTCGGTGGGTATCCGAAGGGTGTCGACTTCGGGGTGACCGTCGGGTCGCGGTCCACCGAAGGACGGGAGATGTTCCGGCGGTACCGCGAGGCAGCGATCGCCGTACCCGGCCCCGAGACCGCCCGACTCGCGGAACTGTCCGGCCAGCTCGGCGTCGACCTCGTCGCCGGCGTCATCGAACGCGATGGCGGCACCCTGTACTGCACCGCCCTCTTCTTCGCCCCCGCCGACGGTCTGGCCGCCAAGCACCGCAAACTCCTGCCGACCGCCGCCGAGCGCTACCTCTGGGGCCAAGGCGACGGCTCGACCATGCCCGCCGTCCGCACCCAGTCCGGCGTACTCGGCGCCGCCATCTGCTGGGAGAACTACCTGCCGCTCTTCCGTCAGGCCATGTACGCCAAGGGCATCGACATCTGGTGCGCCCCGACCGTCGACGATCGCGACCAGTGGCAGTCCACCATGCGTCACATCGCCCTCGAAGGCCGCTGCTTCGTCATCAGCGCGAACCAGTACCTCACCCGCGCCGACCTACCGGAGGACGTTCACCCCATCCAGGGCGACTCCCCCGACACCATCCTCATCAACGGCGGCAGCACGATCATCTCCCCGCTGGGCGAGATCCTCGCCGGCCCAGCGCGGGCCGGCGAGACCGTCCTGCTGGCCGAGATCGACCTGGCCGACCGCGACCGTTCGTTCCTCGACTTCGACCCGGTCGGCCACTACAGCCGACCGGACATCTTCACCCTCACCGTCAACGAGGGCAGCGCCTGA
- a CDS encoding SDR family NAD(P)-dependent oxidoreductase — protein sequence MSTQELSGQKALVTGATSGIGRAIARSLATAGAEVLVTGRRAELGAETVALIEADGGRATFVPADLGELDQVERLAQEAGDVGILVNNAGFYPMVPTTALSAAEYQSVYDVNLRSAYFLTAAIAPRMSAGSAIVNVSSTGAQIGMAIAAGYSGSKAALESMTRSWAVEFGSAGIRVNAVCAGMIKTDKLLELVPEEGMQQVSAPWPLGRPGLPEEIAEVALFLASPRASYVTGAVVVADGGQTIS from the coding sequence ATGAGCACTCAGGAGCTGTCCGGGCAGAAGGCCCTTGTCACCGGAGCGACGTCGGGAATCGGGCGTGCGATCGCGCGCAGTCTGGCGACTGCGGGAGCTGAGGTCCTCGTCACCGGACGGCGGGCCGAGCTCGGTGCCGAGACGGTCGCGCTGATCGAGGCGGATGGCGGTCGCGCGACGTTCGTACCGGCTGATCTGGGGGAGTTGGACCAGGTCGAGCGGTTGGCGCAAGAGGCTGGCGATGTCGGGATTCTGGTGAACAATGCCGGGTTCTACCCGATGGTTCCGACGACAGCGCTGTCGGCTGCGGAGTACCAGTCGGTGTACGACGTGAACCTGCGCAGCGCGTACTTCCTCACCGCCGCGATCGCGCCGCGGATGAGCGCGGGCAGCGCGATCGTCAACGTCTCCTCGACCGGCGCCCAGATCGGGATGGCGATCGCGGCGGGCTACAGCGGCAGCAAGGCGGCGCTGGAGTCGATGACCAGGTCGTGGGCGGTCGAGTTCGGGTCGGCCGGTATCCGGGTGAACGCCGTCTGCGCCGGCATGATCAAGACCGACAAACTCCTGGAGCTCGTCCCCGAGGAAGGCATGCAACAGGTCAGTGCGCCCTGGCCGCTCGGCCGCCCCGGCCTGCCGGAGGAGATCGCTGAGGTCGCCCTCTTCCTCGCCTCACCTCGTGCCAGCTACGTCACCGGCGCCGTCGTCGTAGCAGACGGCGGCCAGACGATCTCCTAA
- a CDS encoding MmcQ/YjbR family DNA-binding protein codes for MRLTAGELLEHCLAKPGAWQDEPWEGDVVAKVGDKIFAFLGSGAAVGVKCGGNRDEADELVNTYPDDVWKSPYIGRSGWNTVRLGASVPDEELLELVDTSYETIVAKLPKAKRP; via the coding sequence ATGAGGCTGACCGCAGGGGAGTTGCTCGAGCACTGTCTGGCCAAGCCGGGGGCGTGGCAGGACGAGCCGTGGGAAGGGGATGTCGTCGCGAAGGTCGGGGACAAGATCTTCGCGTTCCTCGGCTCCGGGGCGGCGGTGGGGGTGAAATGCGGTGGCAACCGGGATGAGGCCGACGAGTTGGTCAATACCTATCCCGATGATGTGTGGAAGTCTCCGTACATCGGGAGGTCCGGCTGGAACACGGTCCGGCTCGGCGCTTCGGTGCCGGACGAGGAGCTGCTCGAACTCGTCGATACGTCGTACGAAACGATCGTCGCGAAGCTGCCGAAGGCGAAGCGGCCGTAG
- a CDS encoding TerC family protein, whose amino-acid sequence MHVADYVWYITVGVLLALLAFDVFVIGRRPHEPSTKESARAIIFYVSLAIVFGLGVWVFSGGRYAGEFFAGWLTEYSLSVDNLFIFLIIMARFQVPRKYQQTALLVGIILALFFRGIFIAVGAAAINEFSWVFYLFGAFLVYTAIHLAKQGENDDEDYKENAVIRFAKKRLNATDEYNGVKLTVVQNGKRLVTPMAIVIIALGTTDLLFALDSIPAIYGLTQEPFLVFAANVFALMGLRQLYFLLGDLLRRLVYLSLGLSVVLAFIGVKLVLHAMHENELPFINGGEHIKWAPEIPIWVSLGFIIVTLGVTTLLSLHKSRNMQSTPAVEAPADAEAGTPTNAAATQAGGGELDEATRAELEGLKAPEQSDTKKS is encoded by the coding sequence GTGCACGTTGCCGACTACGTCTGGTACATCACGGTCGGGGTGCTGCTCGCACTGCTGGCCTTTGATGTCTTCGTCATCGGCCGTCGGCCGCACGAACCGAGCACCAAAGAATCGGCCCGGGCGATCATCTTCTACGTCTCGCTGGCGATCGTCTTCGGGCTCGGCGTCTGGGTCTTCTCCGGTGGCCGGTACGCCGGGGAGTTCTTCGCCGGCTGGCTCACGGAGTACAGCCTGAGCGTCGACAATCTGTTCATCTTCCTGATCATCATGGCCAGGTTCCAGGTGCCCAGGAAGTACCAGCAGACGGCGTTGCTGGTCGGCATCATCCTGGCGCTGTTCTTCCGCGGCATCTTCATCGCCGTCGGCGCGGCCGCGATCAACGAGTTCTCCTGGGTCTTCTACCTGTTCGGTGCGTTCCTCGTCTACACCGCGATCCACCTGGCCAAGCAGGGTGAGAACGACGACGAGGACTACAAGGAGAACGCGGTCATCCGGTTCGCCAAGAAGCGGCTGAACGCGACCGACGAGTACAACGGCGTGAAGCTGACTGTGGTGCAGAACGGCAAGCGGCTCGTCACCCCGATGGCGATCGTGATCATCGCGCTCGGTACGACGGACCTGCTGTTCGCGCTGGACTCGATCCCCGCGATCTACGGTCTGACGCAGGAGCCGTTCCTGGTCTTCGCCGCCAACGTGTTCGCGCTGATGGGTCTGCGGCAGCTGTACTTCCTGCTCGGCGATCTGCTCCGGCGGCTGGTCTACCTGTCGCTCGGCCTGTCGGTCGTCCTCGCCTTCATCGGCGTGAAGCTGGTCCTGCACGCGATGCACGAGAACGAGCTCCCGTTCATCAACGGCGGCGAGCACATCAAGTGGGCCCCCGAGATCCCGATCTGGGTCTCGCTCGGCTTCATCATCGTCACCCTCGGCGTCACCACGCTGCTCAGCCTCCACAAGTCCCGCAACATGCAGTCGACGCCGGCGGTCGAGGCTCCGGCTGACGCCGAGGCCGGCACGCCGACCAACGCCGCTGCCACTCAGGCGGGGGGCGGCGAGCTTGACGAGGCAACTCGCGCCGAGCTCGAAGGCTTGAAGGCTCCGGAGCAGTCAGACACCAAGAAGTCCTAG
- a CDS encoding C40 family peptidase, translated as MKLVSNKVPVSTVWTSPDAPRDIDAPAIAAQPDVAAWAKAMDTETRLGLHGRTLTQLLFAEPVLVRSERDGWSEIIAPWQPSSADELGYPGWVPSSHLGELPGAATAPVAVAVPTAQLFAEPGSGHLADLSFATVLASVDHADGFTRVALPDGGSGWLADEVLRAIDSPAVPEDRIRLGSLFLGLEYLWGGTSAYGLDCSGLVHAVNRVLGQRIPRDAHDQCDALEHIPTDEAQPGDLYFFGRPGKGVHHVGFVSPAGMLHASETGKRLENEPLLPDRRKTLVATARL; from the coding sequence ATGAAGTTAGTTTCTAACAAAGTTCCGGTCAGCACCGTATGGACTTCACCGGATGCGCCGCGTGACATCGATGCTCCGGCGATCGCCGCCCAGCCCGATGTCGCCGCCTGGGCCAAGGCGATGGACACCGAGACCCGACTGGGACTGCACGGCCGGACGCTGACCCAGTTGCTGTTCGCCGAGCCGGTGCTCGTACGGTCCGAGCGCGACGGCTGGTCCGAGATCATCGCGCCGTGGCAGCCGTCGTCGGCCGATGAGCTCGGGTATCCGGGCTGGGTGCCGTCGAGCCATCTCGGTGAGCTGCCGGGGGCCGCGACTGCGCCGGTTGCCGTGGCTGTGCCGACTGCCCAGCTGTTTGCCGAGCCTGGATCGGGTCATCTGGCTGACCTGTCGTTCGCGACGGTACTGGCGTCGGTGGACCACGCTGACGGGTTCACCCGGGTCGCGTTGCCTGATGGCGGCTCTGGGTGGCTTGCGGACGAGGTGTTGCGCGCGATCGATTCGCCCGCAGTACCGGAGGATCGGATCCGGCTGGGGTCGCTGTTCCTCGGTCTCGAGTACCTGTGGGGCGGCACTTCGGCGTACGGGCTCGATTGCTCGGGGTTGGTCCACGCCGTCAACCGGGTGCTGGGCCAGCGGATCCCCCGCGACGCCCACGACCAGTGCGACGCCCTCGAGCACATCCCCACCGACGAAGCCCAGCCCGGCGACCTCTACTTCTTCGGCCGCCCCGGCAAGGGGGTCCACCACGTAGGTTTCGTCTCCCCCGCCGGCATGCTCCACGCCTCCGAAACCGGCAAACGCCTGGAAAACGAACCCCTACTCCCCGACCGCCGCAAAACCCTCGTCGCCACCGCCCGCCTGTAA
- a CDS encoding mandelate racemase/muconate lactonizing enzyme family protein, with the protein MKLTTHLVSAPLHTPFITALRTATSADSLLVELTDGELSGWGEAPQVWKVTGESLAGAQACAEGPIASALDGLEPDDFTEALRRIQGAVQGNFGAKAAVDVALHDLVARRRGQTLHGFLGSTVSSVRTDVTLSVGDAEALAASAVDRIADGFDVLKVKVGTGDARADFQRVRRVREAIGPDPRLRLDANQGWSRRDAVNAIRALEDAGCDIELVEQPVVAADLEGMAWVTDRVSTPILADESVYGVRDLVAVIRLGAADLVNVKLAKCGGLATARTLLELAREHGLGAIVGSMMESQVGIGAAAALVAAYPTTAVNDLDAAWWLKESPVVGGVRYESSTIHLPTAAGLGVAGLAS; encoded by the coding sequence GTGAAACTCACCACCCACCTGGTCTCCGCGCCACTGCACACCCCTTTCATCACTGCACTCCGTACTGCGACCAGCGCCGACTCCCTGCTCGTCGAGCTGACGGACGGCGAGCTGAGCGGGTGGGGCGAGGCGCCCCAGGTTTGGAAGGTGACCGGCGAATCGCTGGCCGGCGCCCAGGCCTGCGCCGAAGGTCCGATCGCGTCCGCGCTCGACGGGCTGGAACCCGACGACTTCACCGAGGCGTTGCGCCGGATCCAGGGTGCCGTCCAAGGCAACTTCGGGGCGAAGGCGGCTGTGGATGTCGCTCTGCACGACCTCGTGGCGCGTCGGCGGGGACAGACCTTGCACGGCTTCCTCGGGTCGACCGTCTCGTCGGTGCGCACCGATGTGACGTTGTCCGTCGGGGATGCGGAGGCGTTGGCCGCGTCGGCGGTCGATCGGATCGCTGATGGGTTCGACGTCTTGAAGGTGAAGGTCGGGACGGGCGATGCTCGGGCTGACTTCCAGCGGGTTCGGCGGGTGCGGGAGGCGATCGGGCCTGATCCGCGGCTACGGCTCGATGCGAATCAGGGGTGGAGCCGGCGGGATGCGGTGAACGCGATTCGCGCTTTGGAGGATGCGGGGTGCGATATCGAGTTGGTCGAGCAGCCGGTCGTCGCGGCGGATCTCGAGGGGATGGCGTGGGTCACTGACCGGGTGAGTACGCCGATTTTGGCCGATGAGTCGGTGTACGGCGTACGGGATCTGGTGGCGGTGATCCGGCTGGGTGCGGCTGATCTGGTCAATGTGAAGCTGGCCAAGTGTGGTGGGTTGGCGACCGCTCGGACGTTGCTGGAGTTGGCGCGAGAGCATGGATTGGGGGCGATTGTGGGGTCGATGATGGAGAGTCAGGTGGGGATCGGGGCTGCGGCTGCGCTCGTTGCGGCGTACCCGACGACGGCGGTCAATGACCTCGATGCCGCCTGGTGGCTGAAGGAGTCGCCGGTGGTCGGCGGGGTGCGTTATGAGAGCTCAACGATCCACCTGCCGACGGCGGCTGGACTCGGCGTGGCAGGCTTGGCCTCATGA
- a CDS encoding serine hydrolase: MGIADQLRGVDGRGEFGVWLGRLDGKAVLRHHAERTHYAASTMKLPVAIAMMRLVEAGELALDQAVAVHNDFASAAGGRFGVNPAEDEAPATWTHLGEQVTLGWLATEMITRSSNLATDLVLEQTGVDAANAVLAEYGSGASVIRRGIDDAGAQAAGISNLMSPADLAAVLVAVGNDKTPAGSYVRDLLAGNTWNGEIPALLPSDTRVEHKNGWDLRIRHDGGIVRPSDASPFVLVVCTTSELPDSEAQQLIAEIAVEAWNHRHELEAIR; encoded by the coding sequence ATGGGAATTGCAGACCAACTCCGTGGGGTCGACGGGCGGGGTGAGTTCGGTGTCTGGCTGGGGCGGCTCGACGGCAAAGCGGTGTTGCGGCACCACGCGGAGCGCACGCACTACGCCGCGAGCACGATGAAACTGCCGGTCGCGATCGCGATGATGCGGCTGGTCGAGGCCGGTGAGCTGGCGCTCGACCAGGCGGTGGCCGTGCACAACGACTTCGCCTCGGCGGCGGGCGGCCGGTTCGGGGTCAATCCGGCCGAGGACGAGGCGCCGGCGACCTGGACGCATCTCGGCGAGCAGGTGACCTTGGGCTGGCTGGCCACCGAGATGATCACGCGGTCGAGCAATCTCGCCACCGATCTGGTGTTGGAGCAAACCGGGGTGGATGCGGCGAACGCTGTGCTGGCCGAGTACGGGTCTGGCGCCAGCGTGATTCGGCGCGGCATCGACGACGCGGGAGCGCAGGCGGCGGGGATCAGCAATCTGATGAGCCCGGCCGATCTCGCCGCTGTTTTGGTTGCGGTGGGCAATGACAAGACACCGGCCGGTTCGTATGTGCGGGACTTGCTGGCGGGCAATACGTGGAACGGCGAGATCCCGGCGCTGCTGCCGAGCGATACTCGCGTTGAGCACAAGAACGGCTGGGACCTCCGGATCCGGCACGACGGCGGCATCGTCCGGCCTTCCGATGCCTCGCCTTTCGTACTTGTCGTCTGCACGACGTCCGAGCTGCCCGATTCCGAGGCGCAGCAGTTGATCGCCGAGATCGCTGTGGAAGCCTGGAACCACCGACACGAGCTGGAGGCGATCCGGTGA
- a CDS encoding cobalamin biosynthesis protein, which translates to MSRALGLVLGFAADRWLGDPRRFHPVAGFGQVAGRLERSLYSDSRAAGTTYAALLIASVTTVGVAAEKLTTGRPIARTVLTAAATWAVLGGRSLEREAEVMATYLDAKEIEEARGRLSYLCSRDATDLEADELARATVESVAENTSDATVAPLVWGGLLGIPGLIGYRAVNTLDAMVGYKSPRYRNFGWASARLDDLVNLAPARVCAVLAGLVSGRPGESWRVWRRDAPGHPSPNAGPVEASFAGALGLRLGGVNSYGSEVEDRGTLGDGLPPTVADIRRTASLARRVAYAAAAVAAIVALRPKRGGESECI; encoded by the coding sequence GTGTCCAGAGCGCTAGGTCTTGTCCTCGGCTTCGCCGCCGATCGCTGGCTGGGCGACCCACGCCGCTTCCACCCGGTCGCCGGCTTCGGTCAGGTCGCCGGGCGGCTCGAGCGCAGCCTGTACTCCGATTCACGCGCAGCCGGTACGACGTACGCCGCCCTCCTCATCGCCTCCGTAACAACCGTCGGCGTGGCAGCCGAAAAGCTGACCACGGGCCGCCCCATTGCGCGGACCGTGCTGACCGCGGCCGCAACCTGGGCAGTCCTGGGCGGGCGGAGCCTAGAGCGCGAGGCCGAGGTAATGGCCACTTACCTGGACGCGAAAGAAATCGAGGAAGCCCGCGGCCGACTCAGCTACCTCTGCAGCCGCGACGCGACTGATCTCGAAGCGGACGAGCTGGCCCGGGCCACAGTCGAGTCGGTGGCGGAGAACACCTCCGATGCGACCGTCGCGCCGCTGGTCTGGGGTGGGTTGCTCGGGATCCCCGGGCTGATCGGCTACCGCGCGGTGAACACGCTCGACGCGATGGTCGGCTACAAGTCGCCGCGCTACCGCAACTTCGGGTGGGCGTCGGCGCGACTCGACGACCTGGTCAACCTGGCACCGGCGCGCGTCTGCGCAGTACTGGCCGGCCTGGTCTCGGGCCGACCTGGCGAGTCCTGGCGGGTCTGGCGGCGAGACGCTCCCGGCCATCCGAGTCCGAACGCGGGTCCGGTCGAGGCGTCCTTCGCCGGGGCGCTCGGGTTGCGGCTGGGTGGGGTCAATTCCTACGGTTCCGAGGTCGAGGATCGGGGAACGCTCGGCGACGGGTTGCCGCCGACGGTCGCGGACATCCGGCGTACCGCGTCACTCGCCCGGCGCGTCGCCTACGCGGCGGCAGCGGTTGCGGCGATCGTGGCGTTGCGTCCGAAACGGGGAGGGGAGTCTGAATGCATCTGA
- a CDS encoding phosphoglycerate mutase family protein produces the protein MHLTQRPMRIVLIRHGESEANLDKAIYETVPDHSVPLTAHGHEQAAEAGKQLREVFEGEPVRVYVSPYLRALQTLDSLGLDDLIGIAREEPRLREQDWANYQDTEDIVRQEALRDSYGHFFYRFTHGESGSDVYDRVSSFLETMHRDFETPDSPRNVLLVSHGLTMRLFCMRWFHWSVKFFETLRNPGNAETRVLLRQPDFRYKLDRPFEQWTEHTPTERERSAWL, from the coding sequence ATGCATCTGACCCAGCGGCCGATGCGGATCGTGCTGATCCGGCACGGCGAGTCCGAGGCGAACCTGGACAAGGCGATCTACGAGACGGTGCCCGACCACTCGGTCCCGCTCACCGCCCATGGGCACGAGCAGGCGGCCGAGGCGGGCAAGCAGTTGCGCGAGGTCTTCGAGGGCGAGCCGGTACGCGTCTACGTCTCGCCGTACCTGCGGGCGCTGCAGACGCTCGACTCGCTCGGGCTGGACGACCTGATCGGGATCGCCCGGGAGGAGCCGCGGCTGCGTGAGCAGGACTGGGCGAACTACCAGGACACCGAGGACATCGTCCGGCAAGAGGCGCTGCGGGACTCGTACGGGCACTTCTTCTACCGGTTCACGCACGGCGAGTCCGGCTCGGACGTGTACGACCGGGTGTCGAGCTTCCTCGAGACGATGCACCGCGACTTCGAGACGCCCGACTCGCCGCGGAACGTATTGCTGGTGTCGCATGGGCTGACCATGCGGCTGTTCTGCATGCGCTGGTTCCACTGGTCGGTGAAGTTCTTCGAGACGCTGCGCAACCCGGGCAACGCGGAGACCCGCGTCCTGCTGCGGCAACCGGACTTCCGCTACAAACTGGACCGGCCGTTCGAACAATGGACCGAGCACACTCCGACTGAGAGGGAGCGATCGGCATGGTTGTAG
- a CDS encoding DUF3500 domain-containing protein yields MVVEQSRDAAVELLAALSPELRAKAKAPFDTPDHQVWTYLPGDRPGVTLGELSVEQRRLASRLLEIALSERGLADARSVMFTEALRRGLPQAEPGSTVDVGSEQRYFLRVLGDPSGMDPWAWRLNGHHIALHVTFVSGAIGFTPQFFGSEPAMVLSGPHEGLRTLAAEQDLGFSFLDSLEAGQRELAIVSDTAPADILTRYDPVADPHVLLRGLPYGELTPEQRQLFSLLLGQYIGRAAGPIGLQTWQDITEQGIERLTFAWAGATAPGGGHYYSIAGPTFLAEYDNTQNDANHIHSVWRSLTNDWGTDLLAAHYAAH; encoded by the coding sequence ATGGTTGTAGAACAGTCCAGGGATGCCGCCGTCGAGCTGCTGGCCGCGTTGAGCCCGGAGCTGCGGGCGAAGGCCAAGGCGCCGTTCGACACGCCTGACCATCAGGTCTGGACGTACCTGCCGGGCGATCGTCCCGGGGTGACGCTGGGGGAGTTGTCGGTCGAGCAACGGCGGCTCGCCTCCCGCTTGCTCGAGATCGCGTTGAGCGAGCGCGGGCTGGCGGATGCGCGATCGGTGATGTTCACCGAGGCGCTCCGGCGCGGACTGCCGCAGGCCGAGCCGGGGTCGACGGTGGATGTCGGGTCCGAGCAGCGGTACTTCCTGCGGGTGCTGGGCGATCCGTCGGGCATGGATCCGTGGGCTTGGCGGCTCAACGGGCACCACATCGCGTTGCATGTGACGTTCGTGTCGGGTGCGATCGGGTTCACGCCGCAGTTCTTCGGGTCGGAGCCGGCGATGGTGTTGTCCGGGCCGCATGAGGGGTTGCGGACACTCGCGGCCGAGCAGGATCTGGGGTTCTCGTTCTTGGATTCGCTGGAGGCTGGTCAGCGGGAGCTCGCGATCGTCTCCGACACGGCACCGGCCGACATTCTCACCCGGTACGACCCGGTCGCTGACCCGCACGTTCTGCTGCGCGGCCTTCCGTACGGGGAGCTGACGCCGGAGCAGCGGCAACTCTTCAGCCTGCTGCTCGGTCAGTACATCGGCCGCGCGGCAGGGCCGATCGGGTTGCAGACGTGGCAGGACATCACGGAGCAGGGGATCGAGCGGCTGACCTTTGCCTGGGCCGGTGCGACGGCGCCGGGCGGCGGCCATTACTACTCGATTGCCGGGCCGACGTTCTTGGCGGAGTACGACAACACCCAGAACGACGCCAATCACATCCACTCAGTCTGGCGTTCGCTGACCAACGACTGGGGCACCGACCTCCTGGCCGCCCACTACGCGGCCCACTGA